Proteins encoded together in one Triticum dicoccoides isolate Atlit2015 ecotype Zavitan chromosome 7B, WEW_v2.0, whole genome shotgun sequence window:
- the LOC119341966 gene encoding BTB/POZ and MATH domain-containing protein 2-like, whose protein sequence is MFRIDGQLRKMAANGAKVRSGTFRVGGHEWRLVCYPNGNGKEYEGYMSLFLEHASHASTGDATAKAQLSILDQAWKPSYTRDISKTRFFSSNLSWGTRGFLKHDDLDALTKKHLNLKDDCLTILCDVTVTVAELHTEEDHVEDAPPVAPPFGLPGQLAEAVWSKKGVDVQIEVGGETLPAHRGILEAGSPVFKADLSLASPTAGATALLRVEDMDAEVFKALLQFIYTDSPPVILSASMAERLLVAADRYKLEELKLVCEDALCWHVDMSSVAVSLALAEKHDCSALRAACIQFLSCPGNLESFMASDGFEKVRTCCPSALMDLVLKKITTV, encoded by the coding sequence ATGTTCCGGATCGACGGGCAACTCAGGAAGATGGCGGCCAATGGCGCCAAGGTGAGATCAGGCACGTTCCGCGTCGGCGGCCACGAGTGGCGTCTCGTATGCTACCCAAACGGCAACGGGAAGGAGTACGAGGGGTACATGTCCCTCTTCCTCGAGCATGCCAGCCACGCAAGCACCGGGGATGCCACGGCcaaggcccagctgagcatactcgaCCAGGCCTGGAAGCCGAGCTACACTCGAGACATATCGAAGACCCGCTTTTTCTCGAGTAACCTCAGTTGGGGCACGCGGGGCTTCCTGAAACATGATGATCTGGACGCGCTGACGAAGAAGCATCTTAATCTCAAGGACGACTGCCTGACCATCCTGTGCGACGTCACCGTCACCGTCGCCGAGCTACATACCGAAGAAGACCACGTCGAGGATGCCCCACCGGTGGCGCCTCCGTTCGGATTGCCGGGGCAACTCGCCGAAGCCGTGTGGAGCAAGAAGGGGGTGGACGTGCAGATCGAGGTCGGCGGGGAGACGCTCCCCGCGCACCGGGGGATACTCGAGGCCGGGTCACCCGTCTTCAAGGCGGACCTCTCGCTCGCCTCGCCCACCGCCGGCGCCACCGCCTTACTGCGCGTCGAGGACATGGACGCGGAGGTTTTCAAGGCCCTGCTCCAGTTCATCTACACGGACTCACCTCCCGTGATCCTGTCGGCGTCCATGGCGGAGAGGCTGCTCGTCGCGGCGGACAGGTACAAGCTGGAAGAGTTGAAGCTCGTCTGCGAGGACGCATTGTGCTGGCACGTCGACATGAGCTCCGTGGCTGTCAGTCTAGCGTTGGCGGAGAAGCATGATTGCTCCGCGCTGAGGGCGGCATGCATCCAGTTCCTCTCTTGTCCGGGGAACCTGGAATCGTTCATGGCGTCGGATGGGTTTGAGAAGGTAAGGACGTGTTGTCCCTCTGCTCTCATGGACCTTGTCCTCAAGAAGATTACTACAGTATAG